Proteins encoded by one window of Salmonirosea aquatica:
- a CDS encoding sugar phosphate isomerase/epimerase family protein, which produces MKTIKGPAIFLAQFMGDEAPFNTLESIAQYMADLGYKGIQIPTWDARCIDLKQAAESKTYCDEYKGKLKDIGVEVTELSTHLQGQLVASHPTYDAMFDGFAAPEVRNNPKARAEWAVDQLKLAAKASQNLGLKASATFSGALAWPFMYPWPQRPAGLVETAFGELAKRWKPILDVYDEAGVDVCYELHPGEDLFDGATFERFVDAVDGHQRANINYDPSHFVLQQLDYLAFIDLYHDRIKAFHVKDAEFNPTGSQGVYSGFAGWADRAGRFRSLGDGQVDFAGIFSKLSQYDYDSWAVLEWECCIKSPAQGAAEGAPFIADHIIEVTTKAFDDFAGTGADEDFNRNVLGL; this is translated from the coding sequence ATGAAAACCATAAAAGGTCCCGCCATATTTCTGGCACAGTTCATGGGCGACGAAGCTCCATTTAACACTCTGGAATCCATTGCTCAATACATGGCCGACCTGGGTTACAAAGGAATCCAGATTCCTACCTGGGACGCCCGCTGTATTGATCTGAAGCAAGCCGCCGAGTCTAAAACCTACTGTGACGAGTACAAGGGAAAACTCAAAGACATCGGTGTAGAAGTGACCGAACTATCCACCCACCTACAGGGACAATTGGTAGCCTCGCACCCGACCTACGATGCTATGTTCGACGGCTTTGCCGCGCCTGAGGTACGTAACAACCCCAAAGCTCGCGCTGAGTGGGCGGTTGACCAACTCAAACTGGCGGCAAAGGCCAGTCAAAATCTGGGCCTGAAGGCTTCTGCCACCTTTTCGGGAGCATTGGCGTGGCCCTTTATGTATCCCTGGCCCCAACGTCCGGCGGGCCTGGTAGAAACCGCTTTCGGAGAACTAGCCAAGCGCTGGAAGCCCATCCTGGATGTCTACGATGAAGCGGGCGTGGATGTTTGCTATGAACTGCATCCGGGCGAGGACTTGTTCGATGGAGCTACTTTCGAGCGCTTCGTCGACGCTGTGGACGGCCATCAGCGCGCCAATATCAACTACGATCCGAGCCATTTTGTACTACAGCAGTTGGATTATCTGGCTTTCATTGACCTGTATCACGACCGTATCAAAGCCTTCCACGTGAAAGACGCCGAGTTTAACCCCACGGGCAGTCAGGGCGTGTATAGCGGTTTTGCAGGCTGGGCCGACCGCGCCGGGCGTTTCCGTTCGCTGGGTGACGGACAAGTCGATTTTGCCGGTATCTTCTCCAAGCTCTCGCAGTATGATTACGATAGCTGGGCAGTACTGGAATGGGAATGTTGCATCAAATCGCCCGCACAGGGTGCGGCTGAGGGAGCTCCCTTCATTGCCGACCACATTATCGAAGTAACAACCAAGGCTTTCGACGATTTCGCCGGCACGGGTGCCGACGAAGATTTCAATCGGAACGTGCTGGGACTATAA
- a CDS encoding tetratricopeptide repeat-containing sensor histidine kinase, which translates to MNKPFILLLVLLATLSGYSQPKPSPADTTYVLKLLKKGESFERKKVNVALNYYRKAYDFSKKTNYTKGYFESMRLLAYTLNNLGRHEEASKVAQAAVQKAKQDTSKRNLGLSYFAVANTALYAGNFEQAIPNYQKAAQYMRLIGHLANVAVVNQNLGYIFGRQHMYDQAIEYYKRALAYDSTDKEDRRSAAVDYFSIGNILDDQEKVAESKKYYLKALDNIDPENDLDFMVNVYGNIGSQYTREAQYDSALYYQRKAVQISRELGNPRHELHTLMMLAQTYNRMGKHGQATQLLDESYAIASENQVGLDEFRNIYAEYAIATESLGNHKAAVKWLNQYIDTNDSLNNQQTKELLQEYEVKLKEAESRQKLAEKQQYIDRLQLANQRQNFWILLATLVGLGVISGLLFAYLYTRQRRRAADNALLAAQRERELAVVQSELQGQQKERLRISKEMHDDLGASLTAIGLLSEVAKSRMGAATTPEIEKISSISAEMVTAMNEIIWSLNNKNDSLNGLIAYTRSYASEFIDNTTLSLKTEVDELPYEVSMRGTDRRNVFLTVKEALNNVVKHADATEVRLRIRPEADHLSIDVCDNGQGFIPKEGIGTRNGLTNMRSRMADVGGNCEISSSARGTCLKITYPYPTVPEIKIMQMEYSE; encoded by the coding sequence ATGAACAAACCTTTCATTCTGCTACTCGTCTTGCTGGCCACCTTATCTGGATATAGCCAGCCGAAGCCTAGCCCGGCGGATACGACGTACGTCTTGAAATTGCTCAAAAAGGGTGAATCCTTTGAAAGAAAAAAGGTTAACGTCGCGCTGAATTATTACCGGAAGGCCTACGATTTTTCCAAAAAAACCAACTATACCAAAGGCTATTTTGAAAGCATGCGGCTATTAGCCTATACCCTGAACAATCTGGGGCGGCACGAGGAAGCGAGCAAGGTAGCCCAGGCCGCCGTGCAAAAGGCTAAGCAAGACACCTCCAAAAGAAACCTGGGTTTGAGCTATTTTGCCGTGGCCAATACGGCACTTTATGCCGGAAACTTTGAGCAAGCTATCCCCAATTACCAGAAAGCCGCTCAATACATGCGGTTAATCGGCCATCTGGCCAATGTGGCGGTGGTGAACCAGAATCTGGGCTATATTTTCGGGCGGCAACACATGTATGACCAAGCGATTGAGTACTACAAACGTGCTTTGGCTTATGACAGCACTGATAAAGAAGACAGGCGGTCGGCCGCAGTGGATTATTTCAGTATCGGGAACATCCTGGATGACCAGGAAAAAGTCGCCGAATCCAAAAAGTACTACCTAAAAGCTCTGGATAATATTGATCCCGAAAATGATCTTGACTTCATGGTCAACGTGTATGGCAACATAGGCTCTCAATACACGCGGGAGGCCCAGTACGACTCCGCGCTGTACTATCAACGTAAGGCTGTGCAGATAAGCCGGGAATTGGGAAACCCCCGCCACGAACTGCATACCCTCATGATGCTGGCGCAGACTTACAACCGCATGGGAAAGCACGGCCAGGCTACCCAGCTGCTGGACGAGTCTTACGCGATTGCTTCGGAAAACCAGGTAGGTCTCGACGAGTTCAGGAATATTTACGCTGAATATGCCATCGCAACCGAGAGCTTGGGCAATCACAAAGCCGCCGTCAAGTGGCTCAATCAATACATCGACACCAACGACTCGCTGAACAACCAGCAAACCAAAGAATTACTGCAGGAATACGAGGTTAAGCTAAAAGAGGCTGAGAGCCGACAGAAACTCGCCGAGAAGCAGCAGTATATCGATCGGCTGCAGTTGGCAAACCAACGCCAGAATTTCTGGATCCTGTTAGCTACGCTGGTAGGACTTGGGGTGATTAGCGGATTACTTTTCGCCTATCTCTATACCCGCCAGCGCCGTCGGGCGGCCGACAATGCTCTGCTGGCCGCTCAGCGCGAACGTGAACTGGCCGTAGTGCAGTCGGAGTTGCAGGGACAGCAAAAAGAACGCCTGCGTATTTCCAAAGAAATGCACGACGACCTGGGCGCGTCCCTAACCGCCATTGGATTGCTCAGTGAAGTAGCCAAAAGCCGTATGGGGGCAGCTACCACCCCCGAAATTGAGAAAATATCGAGCATATCCGCTGAGATGGTCACGGCCATGAACGAAATCATCTGGTCACTGAACAACAAGAACGACAGCCTGAACGGACTGATCGCCTACACCCGTTCATACGCCAGCGAGTTCATTGACAACACCACGCTTTCCCTGAAAACAGAAGTAGATGAGCTACCCTACGAAGTATCCATGCGGGGCACCGACCGACGGAACGTTTTTCTAACGGTAAAAGAAGCGCTGAATAACGTGGTGAAACACGCCGATGCCACCGAGGTACGGCTGCGGATTCGGCCAGAAGCCGATCACCTGAGCATTGATGTATGCGACAACGGGCAAGGGTTTATTCCGAAAGAGGGAATCGGCACCCGGAATGGCTTGACCAATATGCGGAGCCGGATGGCTGACGTGGGCGGAAATTGCGAGATTTCGTCGTCGGCGCGGGGTACCTGCTTAAAAATAACCTACCCCTACCCTACGGTGCCCGAAATAAAAATCATGCAAATGGAGTATAGCGAATGA
- a CDS encoding response regulator transcription factor: MKTTITVSIVEDKEPIRQSLAILVGGADGFTCQSTYETAEAALADLPGHCVDVVLMDIDLPGMNGIECVRHLKPLCPDTQFMMCTMYDEDETVFEALKAGANAYILKRSPPHKLLEAITELHEGGSPMSSTIARKIALSFHTDTSAPSELDVLTPREREILEKLSKGHSHKEVATELFVSPTTVRKHIFNIYEKLQVHSKVEAVNKYLGRS; this comes from the coding sequence ATGAAAACTACCATTACCGTTTCCATCGTCGAAGATAAGGAGCCGATTCGCCAGTCGCTGGCCATTCTGGTCGGTGGGGCCGATGGGTTTACGTGCCAGTCTACCTACGAAACCGCCGAAGCCGCCCTGGCCGATTTGCCCGGTCACTGTGTCGATGTGGTGCTTATGGACATCGACCTGCCCGGCATGAACGGCATCGAGTGTGTGCGGCATCTCAAGCCCCTTTGTCCCGATACCCAGTTCATGATGTGTACCATGTACGACGAGGATGAGACCGTCTTCGAAGCGCTCAAAGCTGGCGCTAACGCCTACATTCTCAAACGTAGCCCGCCCCACAAGTTGCTGGAAGCCATTACCGAACTGCACGAAGGGGGATCGCCCATGAGTAGTACCATCGCGCGCAAAATCGCCCTTTCGTTTCATACCGATACCTCAGCGCCCAGCGAACTTGACGTGCTGACTCCCCGTGAACGCGAGATCCTTGAAAAACTTTCCAAAGGCCACAGCCACAAGGAAGTAGCCACTGAACTCTTTGTAAGCCCTACTACGGTACGTAAACACATCTTCAATATTTACGAAAAGCTGCAGGTACACTCCAAAGTCGAGGCGGTCAATAAGTACCTGGGGCGGAGTTGA
- a CDS encoding ThuA domain-containing protein: protein MFILRNKFIHKGLLILALCCGVGTGFSVAQTASKRILVFSKTAGYRHASIPVGQKLIMKFGKENGFAVDTTENAAAFTDENLKKYSEVVFLSTTGDVLNDEQQIAFERYIQAGGGYVGIHAAADTEYDWPWYNRLAGAWFASHPKNNIQTGEAYVVNRSNPSMEGFPDKWSVKDEFYDFKNFNKDVTVLVKIDEKTYTEGKMGDDHPMAWYHEFEGGKSFYTNFGHTDEMYANPVYMKHLLGGMKWAMADKLDYSKSRPEENRFVRKVLVDHLDEPTELVVLDNDKVLFTERKGAVKVYNPKTGTTELAATIPVHFQREYGLLGVNIDPDFSKNKWVYLYYSAVDPDKNNRLVRMKWDDANNKLLLDTEQLLLNVAENRIGGQDDCCHTGGSIAWDKKGNLYLSTGDNTNPFQSNGFSPSDLRPGREKFSALNSASNTADLRGKILRIKPLAEGGYDIPEGNLFPKGTEGARPEIYVMGNRNPYRIAVDQRNGYLYWGEVGPDAGEDNPKRGPRGHDEINQARQAGYFGWPLFVGDNKPYRLFNFADSTSGPYFDPAKPVNPSTTIKGLKELPPAQKAFIYYPYAESPEFGAIVGKGGRNAMAGPVYYYDDYADSKVKFPRYYDGKLFAYEWMRGWINPVTMAPNGDFISMEHFMPSSTFNHPMDMQFAKDGSLYMLEYGSNWFAQNDEARLTHITYNAGNRTPVAMAAVDKTVGAVPLKVAFSSKGSMDYDKDAIKYEWTFGKGLPKSTEANPTFTYTKTGEYTATLKVTDAKGNAATSEVSVKAGNAVPDVEIAMTGNKSFYWDNKPIAYEVKVNDKEDGSLAKGVDQNDVLLTVNYLEGFDKTMIAQGHQVNTGFATGKRLIELSDCKACHSIDKKSVGPAYIDVAKKYQKDRNAPKTLAEKVIKGGGGVWGEQAMAAHPQLKQEEAEDMVKYILSLANENKVKSEPLKGTYAAQSKAKEGSYVFTASYTDKGNGAIGPLTGSQTIALRPAKMKATTYDSGKDFMKYKLPQGNEVVVATADGGYVKYDNIDLTGISKLKASIFTAKGMTVGGALEVHLDSPTGPKIGSVDVGEDTMGAVEIPLQVPADRRQRDLYLVFKNPKAGGKPLYTIDTLEFINGAM from the coding sequence ATGTTCATTTTGCGTAATAAATTTATTCATAAAGGCTTGTTAATCCTTGCCTTATGTTGCGGCGTCGGCACTGGCTTCTCAGTAGCGCAGACCGCCAGCAAGCGGATTCTGGTATTTTCCAAAACCGCCGGCTACCGTCACGCCTCCATTCCGGTGGGGCAAAAACTCATCATGAAGTTCGGAAAAGAGAACGGCTTCGCCGTAGATACCACCGAGAATGCCGCTGCTTTTACCGATGAAAACTTGAAAAAATATAGTGAGGTTGTCTTCCTGAGCACCACCGGCGACGTGCTCAACGACGAGCAACAAATTGCTTTCGAACGCTATATCCAAGCCGGTGGGGGCTATGTGGGCATCCACGCTGCCGCCGATACCGAGTACGATTGGCCCTGGTACAACCGCTTGGCCGGAGCGTGGTTCGCTAGCCATCCGAAGAATAATATCCAAACGGGCGAAGCTTACGTAGTGAACCGCAGCAATCCGTCCATGGAAGGATTTCCGGATAAGTGGTCAGTGAAGGATGAGTTCTACGATTTCAAGAATTTTAACAAAGATGTAACGGTACTCGTCAAGATTGATGAAAAAACCTATACTGAGGGCAAAATGGGCGATGACCATCCTATGGCCTGGTACCATGAGTTTGAGGGCGGTAAGTCGTTTTATACCAACTTTGGCCATACTGATGAAATGTACGCCAATCCGGTGTACATGAAGCATCTTCTGGGCGGCATGAAATGGGCCATGGCCGATAAACTGGACTACTCCAAATCCCGCCCCGAAGAAAACCGTTTCGTACGGAAGGTGCTGGTGGACCATCTGGACGAACCTACCGAACTGGTCGTACTCGACAACGATAAGGTACTCTTCACCGAAAGAAAAGGAGCAGTCAAAGTATATAATCCCAAAACAGGTACCACCGAGTTGGCGGCTACTATTCCCGTCCATTTCCAACGCGAATATGGTCTGCTGGGGGTTAACATTGATCCGGATTTTAGCAAAAATAAGTGGGTGTATCTGTATTACTCGGCTGTTGATCCTGACAAAAACAATCGCCTGGTCCGGATGAAATGGGACGATGCCAACAACAAACTGTTACTTGATACGGAGCAGCTTTTGCTGAATGTGGCCGAAAACCGCATCGGGGGCCAGGACGACTGCTGCCATACCGGAGGTTCCATCGCCTGGGACAAAAAGGGAAATCTATATCTTTCGACGGGTGATAATACCAATCCTTTTCAGTCGAACGGTTTCTCGCCCAGCGATCTGCGCCCCGGACGCGAGAAATTCAGCGCCCTGAATTCAGCCAGTAACACGGCCGATCTGCGTGGTAAAATCCTTCGGATCAAGCCCCTTGCCGAAGGCGGTTATGATATTCCCGAAGGCAACCTTTTCCCCAAAGGTACCGAAGGAGCTCGTCCCGAGATTTATGTAATGGGCAACCGAAACCCCTACCGTATTGCAGTAGATCAGCGTAATGGGTACCTGTACTGGGGTGAGGTAGGGCCGGATGCCGGTGAAGATAATCCCAAGCGCGGTCCCCGTGGCCACGATGAAATCAATCAGGCCCGCCAAGCGGGGTACTTTGGCTGGCCGCTTTTTGTGGGCGACAACAAACCCTACCGTCTGTTCAATTTTGCCGATAGTACCTCCGGACCGTATTTTGATCCTGCGAAACCTGTAAATCCTTCCACAACAATCAAGGGGCTTAAGGAATTGCCTCCCGCGCAAAAAGCTTTCATCTACTACCCCTACGCCGAATCGCCTGAATTCGGGGCAATTGTGGGCAAGGGCGGCCGTAACGCTATGGCCGGGCCCGTGTACTACTACGACGATTATGCCGACAGTAAAGTAAAATTCCCCCGTTATTACGACGGGAAGCTATTTGCCTATGAGTGGATGCGGGGCTGGATCAATCCGGTAACCATGGCCCCCAATGGTGATTTCATTTCGATGGAGCATTTTATGCCTTCTTCTACTTTTAACCACCCCATGGATATGCAGTTTGCTAAGGATGGCTCACTCTATATGCTGGAATACGGCAGCAACTGGTTTGCGCAGAACGACGAAGCCCGGCTCACGCACATCACTTACAATGCCGGCAACCGCACCCCGGTAGCCATGGCCGCAGTCGATAAAACTGTGGGAGCCGTACCGTTGAAAGTAGCGTTCTCGTCCAAAGGTTCGATGGATTATGATAAGGATGCCATTAAGTACGAGTGGACGTTTGGAAAAGGTCTTCCCAAAAGCACAGAAGCTAACCCGACTTTTACTTATACCAAAACCGGCGAATATACGGCCACACTAAAAGTTACGGATGCCAAAGGCAATGCGGCTACCTCTGAGGTATCTGTAAAAGCCGGAAATGCCGTTCCTGACGTAGAAATCGCGATGACCGGAAACAAATCGTTTTATTGGGACAACAAACCCATCGCTTACGAAGTGAAGGTGAACGATAAGGAGGATGGCTCGCTGGCGAAGGGCGTCGATCAAAATGACGTGCTGCTGACGGTTAACTATCTGGAAGGTTTTGACAAAACCATGATTGCTCAGGGACACCAGGTCAATACCGGTTTTGCCACGGGCAAGCGCCTGATTGAGCTGAGCGACTGCAAGGCTTGCCACAGCATCGACAAAAAATCAGTGGGCCCGGCCTATATTGACGTAGCCAAAAAATACCAGAAAGACCGTAATGCTCCCAAGACGCTGGCCGAAAAAGTAATCAAAGGCGGTGGCGGCGTATGGGGTGAGCAGGCCATGGCTGCCCACCCTCAGTTGAAGCAGGAAGAAGCCGAAGACATGGTGAAGTACATCCTGTCGCTAGCGAATGAGAATAAAGTAAAAAGTGAACCGCTGAAAGGTACCTATGCAGCTCAATCAAAAGCCAAGGAAGGTTCGTATGTGTTCACGGCCAGCTACACCGATAAGGGAAATGGAGCCATCGGCCCGCTGACGGGTAGCCAAACCATTGCCCTGCGCCCAGCCAAAATGAAGGCCACCACCTATGATTCCGGTAAGGATTTCATGAAATACAAGCTTCCCCAGGGTAATGAGGTAGTAGTAGCAACCGCCGATGGTGGCTACGTGAAGTACGATAACATCGACTTGACGGGTATCAGCAAGTTGAAAGCCAGTATTTTTACGGCCAAAGGCATGACTGTGGGCGGCGCGCTTGAGGTACACCTCGACTCGCCAACTGGCCCGAAAATCGGCTCGGTGGATGTAGGCGAAGATACCATGGGTGCAGTGGAAATTCCGCTTCAGGTACCTGCCGACCGTCGTCAGCGCGACCTATACCTTGTATTCAAGAACCCCAAAGCGGGCGGTAAACCGTTGTATACGATCGATACGCTGGAATTTATCAACGGAGCGATGTAA
- a CDS encoding CitMHS family transporter yields MLAFLGLLTIVLLLLLVMTKTVSPVVALIMVPVTTGLLAGFTSELLAFMTEGIQSIATTSVMFVFAILFFGTLMDAGTFRPLIAYLLKLAGNDPARITVVTALLAMLVHLDGSGAVTFLVTVPALLPLYDSLGMRRTTLATTVALAAGTMNILPWGGPTIRAATALEVPVTELFNPLLIPVVCGLLTVMIIAFVLGVKERTYLQAARIITREKTIQESAESFRELERPRLVGVNLLLVVAAITLLIAGIAPPHVIFMIAFALAITLNYPDLKIQRERIDAHAKAALLMASILFAAGCFTGILKGSGMIKAMAEAAVTYIPAVVGNHLAVVTGVVSMPASLLFDPDSFYFGILPLLGTTATHFQGDALEVGRAAILGQMTTGFPISPLTGATFLLIGLTGVDLGDHQRKTIPLAFLVTLVMLTVAILLGTISW; encoded by the coding sequence ATGCTCGCCTTTCTGGGTCTTTTGACCATCGTTCTCTTGCTGCTGTTGGTTATGACCAAAACAGTCTCGCCGGTAGTTGCCTTGATCATGGTACCCGTTACCACGGGACTTTTGGCAGGTTTCACATCGGAGCTGCTGGCTTTCATGACCGAGGGTATCCAGTCTATTGCCACCACGTCCGTCATGTTCGTGTTTGCCATTCTATTTTTCGGTACCCTGATGGACGCCGGTACTTTCCGGCCTCTTATCGCCTACCTTCTGAAACTTGCCGGAAATGATCCCGCCCGCATCACGGTCGTCACCGCTCTGCTGGCTATGCTGGTGCATCTGGACGGCTCCGGGGCCGTAACCTTTTTGGTTACCGTACCGGCTCTGTTACCCCTATACGACAGTCTCGGCATGCGCCGGACCACCCTGGCTACTACGGTGGCGCTGGCCGCCGGCACGATGAACATTCTGCCCTGGGGAGGTCCTACCATCCGCGCGGCCACGGCGCTGGAGGTACCTGTCACCGAACTTTTTAATCCGCTGCTCATCCCGGTGGTGTGCGGCCTGCTGACCGTAATGATCATCGCTTTTGTGTTAGGGGTCAAGGAACGAACCTACCTGCAGGCCGCCAGAATCATCACCCGAGAGAAAACAATCCAAGAATCGGCAGAGTCGTTCCGGGAACTCGAACGGCCGCGTTTAGTGGGGGTCAATCTACTGCTGGTGGTAGCTGCCATTACGCTTCTGATTGCAGGGATAGCGCCGCCCCATGTCATTTTTATGATCGCTTTTGCCCTGGCTATTACCCTCAACTATCCTGATTTGAAAATACAAAGGGAGCGTATCGACGCGCACGCCAAAGCCGCGTTGCTCATGGCGAGTATCCTCTTCGCGGCAGGCTGCTTCACGGGTATTCTCAAAGGATCGGGTATGATCAAAGCCATGGCCGAAGCGGCTGTGACCTATATCCCCGCCGTGGTAGGTAATCATTTGGCGGTAGTTACGGGGGTAGTTTCCATGCCAGCCAGTCTGCTTTTTGACCCCGACTCTTTTTATTTTGGTATTCTGCCGCTGCTGGGTACCACCGCTACGCACTTTCAGGGCGATGCATTGGAGGTAGGTAGGGCCGCTATTCTGGGGCAGATGACGACCGGATTTCCGATAAGCCCCCTCACCGGGGCTACCTTCCTACTGATTGGCCTCACGGGCGTAGACCTGGGCGACCATCAGCGCAAGACCATTCCGCTGGCTTTTCTGGTAACTTTGGTGATGCTTACGGTAGCCATTCTGCTGGGGACAATAAGCTGGTAA
- a CDS encoding acyclic terpene utilization AtuA family protein, with product MKQKIRIGCGAGFSGDRLEPAVILAEKAQLDYLVLECLAERTIALAQKRKIQDTNQGYDPLLERRLELLLPLIKSNKIRLITNMGAANPIAAAEKIVEIARKLKIDITVAAVTGDDVFSSLSPQDRDLDTGRLLTDFGPLISANAYLGADALLPALASDAEVIITGRVADPSLFVAPMVHELGWSLDDANRIGQATIIGHLLECAGQLTGGYFADPGKKDIPDLANLGHPFVDVMQDGTAVFSKVPGTGGTLRLETVKEQLLYEVMDPSQYFTPDVVADFTQVKMRETGPSLLEVTGGRGQAKPKALKVSVGYQAGFVGEGEISYAGTNALGRAQLAGAMMEERLKNRFTELRIDYIGSTSVHRTQWGTWPEPYEIRLRVAGKAPTAAEAAVIGEEVEALYTNGPAGGGGARKYVHEVVGIVSTFLNREQVEPTLTIRKS from the coding sequence ATGAAACAAAAAATCAGAATAGGCTGCGGCGCAGGGTTTTCGGGCGATCGGCTGGAACCAGCCGTAATATTGGCTGAAAAAGCGCAGCTGGACTATCTGGTACTCGAATGCCTGGCCGAAAGAACCATTGCCCTCGCTCAGAAACGAAAAATCCAGGATACTAACCAAGGCTATGATCCGCTGCTCGAACGCCGTCTGGAACTGCTTTTGCCCCTCATAAAAAGCAACAAAATCCGACTAATCACCAACATGGGAGCCGCCAACCCGATTGCGGCAGCAGAAAAAATAGTTGAAATCGCCAGGAAACTGAAAATCGACATTACTGTGGCTGCGGTTACCGGCGATGACGTATTCAGTAGCCTTAGCCCGCAAGACCGTGATCTGGATACCGGACGACTACTGACCGACTTTGGCCCCTTGATTTCGGCCAATGCCTACCTCGGCGCCGATGCACTGCTACCCGCTCTGGCTTCCGACGCCGAAGTGATTATCACGGGCAGAGTGGCCGATCCGTCCCTATTTGTAGCGCCGATGGTGCACGAATTGGGCTGGTCACTGGACGATGCCAACAGGATTGGACAAGCGACCATCATCGGCCATTTGCTCGAATGCGCCGGGCAACTTACGGGAGGGTACTTCGCCGATCCGGGCAAAAAAGACATACCCGATCTGGCCAATTTGGGGCATCCCTTCGTCGATGTGATGCAGGATGGTACGGCAGTTTTCAGCAAGGTACCTGGCACCGGAGGTACCTTGCGGCTGGAAACGGTCAAAGAACAACTGCTGTACGAAGTGATGGACCCCAGCCAGTACTTCACGCCGGATGTCGTAGCTGACTTCACCCAGGTAAAAATGCGTGAAACCGGTCCCAGCTTACTCGAAGTGACGGGCGGGCGGGGCCAGGCCAAACCAAAAGCGTTGAAAGTAAGTGTAGGCTACCAGGCCGGTTTTGTGGGTGAAGGAGAAATATCTTACGCCGGTACTAATGCCCTGGGCCGCGCTCAACTGGCCGGAGCAATGATGGAAGAACGTTTGAAAAACCGATTTACGGAACTTCGTATCGATTACATAGGAAGCACTTCCGTGCATCGAACCCAATGGGGTACCTGGCCGGAGCCGTACGAAATTCGGCTCCGGGTGGCGGGGAAGGCACCCACCGCCGCTGAGGCTGCCGTGATCGGCGAAGAAGTGGAAGCCCTCTACACCAACGGCCCTGCGGGTGGGGGTGGTGCTCGTAAGTATGTACACGAAGTCGTGGGGATTGTGTCCACTTTCCTGAACCGTGAGCAGGTGGAACCTACCCTAACCATCAGAAAATCATGA
- a CDS encoding AtuA-related protein: MKIKLYDLAHSRAGDKGDTLVLSLIPYREKDYPLLKAKVTAEAVKEHLKDIVAGQIERYELPNLPALQFVCRQALLGGVTTSLAMDTHGKSLSFALLEMWIENNEI; this comes from the coding sequence ATGAAAATAAAATTGTATGACCTGGCCCACAGCCGGGCTGGCGACAAAGGCGACACGCTCGTACTCTCGCTCATTCCCTACCGCGAAAAGGATTATCCACTGTTGAAAGCAAAAGTGACTGCAGAAGCCGTGAAAGAACATTTGAAAGATATCGTAGCGGGTCAAATTGAACGTTACGAATTGCCCAATCTGCCTGCCTTACAGTTTGTCTGCCGACAGGCGTTGTTGGGCGGAGTTACCACATCACTGGCTATGGATACGCATGGCAAAAGCCTGAGTTTCGCTTTACTGGAAATGTGGATTGAAAACAATGAAATTTGA
- a CDS encoding alpha/beta hydrolase produces the protein MSKTKNVTALLFLCLLGLNAAAAKVDTLDVYSARMNRTLKAAVVLPDNYQKLNQAFPVLYLLHGGSGGFRDWLTKVPDKTLLHRLADQYNLIIVTPDGDPTSYYFDSPLIKTSQFETFIVKELMDKIDSSYRTVKDKKGRLIAGLSMGGHGAMYIASRHPELYAAAGSMSGVMDINTATWKVPAEFAKSRAENFAKLLGPPQTGATPYPGYTMVTLADRLKSNGLPLIFDIGVDDFLIDTNRDLHHQLVENKTPHDYTERPGGHSWEYWENALPYQLLFFHKVLKANGTSIP, from the coding sequence ATGTCCAAAACAAAAAATGTCACTGCCTTACTTTTTTTGTGCCTGCTGGGCCTGAATGCAGCCGCGGCAAAAGTAGATACCCTTGATGTGTACAGTGCGCGAATGAACCGTACCCTAAAGGCCGCCGTAGTGCTTCCTGACAACTATCAGAAACTAAACCAGGCTTTCCCCGTATTATATCTGCTCCACGGTGGCTCAGGAGGTTTTCGTGACTGGCTGACCAAGGTACCTGACAAAACGCTGCTGCACCGACTGGCGGATCAGTACAACCTGATCATCGTAACGCCCGATGGTGATCCTACCAGTTATTATTTTGACAGTCCGCTCATCAAAACCAGTCAGTTCGAGACGTTTATCGTCAAAGAATTAATGGATAAAATCGACAGTTCTTACCGTACCGTTAAGGATAAAAAAGGGCGACTTATTGCAGGATTATCGATGGGCGGACACGGAGCTATGTACATAGCGAGCCGTCATCCCGAATTGTACGCTGCGGCAGGAAGCATGAGTGGAGTGATGGATATCAACACGGCTACCTGGAAAGTACCCGCGGAATTTGCCAAATCGCGAGCGGAAAACTTTGCCAAACTGTTAGGTCCGCCCCAGACAGGTGCAACGCCCTATCCCGGCTATACGATGGTTACTCTGGCCGATCGCCTCAAATCCAACGGTCTGCCCCTCATATTCGATATTGGGGTAGATGATTTTCTGATTGATACCAACCGCGATCTTCATCACCAGTTGGTAGAGAACAAAACTCCGCACGACTACACCGAGCGGCCAGGCGGACATAGTTGGGAATATTGGGAGAATGCCCTGCCCTACCAGCTATTATTCTTCCATAAAGTCCTGAAAGCCAATGGTACGTCTATTCCTTGA